In Rhizoctonia solani chromosome 6, complete sequence, the sequence GACTGCGGCCTGGGCCTTGGACTTTTCCGCAGGGCTAAGGCCTGCGCTCTCAAGCGCGGCGAGTTGCTCAGCAGCAGTAGACATGATGGCGAAAGTACAGGAACACTGTAAAGAAGATTGGTTGAGAGGTGATGCAAATTAATGACCGGCCCCATACTTTTATATACCCCGAGTAGTTGAATCTTGGGGAGGGAAAACCTCACGGTATCACACCATACCAATCCTATCTTCCGGCGCAATTGTCGGAATGGCGAGGGAGCCAGCACCGGTCGAGCGGAACCTTTCATGTCGACCTATCCTGGTGTACATCTGACAGGACTTCTCAGAACAATCAATTCAGCACAGATATGGTGATTGTGGTTGTCGAGAACACTTTTGGGGACCACGTGCCTCTAGGTGCCGAGTAAGGAGATGCCCCAAACTTTGTCTGTAATCAAATGTCATACCACCCTCCGAGGCTCCACCCCCGAATTCTGAGAACATCTATTCGATTGGGTTCATCGGGCTATCATCCGGTGACGTTATAGCATGCGAATCTGCGGTGCAAAGTCTGGCATTGCATCTTCATTGTTCTGCGGTGCATCTACCCCTCGGAACAAACATGTACAAAAACAACTCTTTTGGTCGCATCGAGATctacaagctattgcctcaCAAACACCTGAGCCTATAGCGACTTGGCCTTACAGACACCTCTTCGGTATCCCCTTCGAATCTACTAGCACTCATGAGCGTGTTCGACGACCTCCCTCCTCCATACTACACAGAGGTCACAACTCTGGAAACAGAGCATCGTGATGTCGCAAGTCTTATCCAACAACTCTCTCGGGATATCGTAAACTGTGATCAGCTGTTTTATGATGTCGGGGTGCGTATCGAGGGAAGATACACCGTCCGGGTCGCGCCCCCTGAGCTCGATGAATCCTGGCGCAAACACAAACAGGTAAGTTTGATCATTTCAGTAGCCAAAAGAGAAGAGGCGATTCAGCATAACTCCCTATAGACATTTAAAGATGTAATATGGGCTGCGAGGGGAGCTGCGACCAAGGTTCAAGCTCGAAATGCAGGTATGAACCAGAACCGTCGACGGTAGTACTGATATTTGACCTGCAAAACATTCAGACTTTATTGATGTCATTCTACCATCGATTGGTAATCCTAGCATTTCAATGGAGAGCAAACTAGAAGAGCTCAAGAGATTCATTTCTGCAAGTCCATTAGAAAGTCATTTGCCAGCGCGCCATTTGACCTTTTTTTCGTAGCTCTCGCCTCCAGACTTCCTAACAACAACAGAAGCAGCGGACAAGCTTGGTGGGATCAGCAACGATATAAACCCCATACTAAAGAAATACGAGGAAAGTGCGGACAAGATGATCGAAGGAATAAATGCCGAGATTTCCAAGCTTGAAACCGAGCGTGACGCACAAAGGTACGTCTTCTTTCCAACTGTAATGACTACTTACTCACATATGGTTAATCGCGCTCAGGGAGAAGGATAAAGCCAAGCACGAAAAGGGGAGTAGGCTTTCGTGGTTTAGCTCTCGTCCAGGTAGGGTATCCATACATGCGTATTTCACTATTTATTTCCAACAACATCGTGCAGCAAACATCTCTCCCCCTACTGATACAATCGAGCTCGACTCGAAAATAGACGAAGAAAAGTCCAAGATCAATACTATCAACAAGCAGAGAGAGGAGATAAAGTCCAAGCTGGCAGACATTAGGTTCGCTCTGAATACGATTCCGGAGCAAGTCGGCCAAAGCTTTATGAGTACATGGACTCATGTAAGTCATTAAATGTGGCAACGCTCCTTTGATCCCTTTATTTACTTTTGGCGTATAGCTCACCAATGACGCGACCCACATCAAGAACCGAATGGAAGGCTCTACTTCTGATCCAATGCCTGTAAGAAACATGACTACTTGAGACAGCGTTCCATGAACTTAACAAATGCAACAGGATATCGCGCTGGTCACGAGGGCATACAAGGCAATCAATAACGCACTTAGTTACTACGCGACTAATGTTAACAACCTGCATTGATGGATCAATCCCATTGTTTCGTTTGTAAACTGAAATTTGAATTGATACTTTAGTTGAATAAGAACTCTGTTACTTTGATATAATGTGCATAAGAGGATGCACGGGCTTCCCATTTTTCAAAGTCTACCGTCGGGAATGAGGCTTGGATCAGTCTCATGGATCCAGACCCGAAGAGACTACGGAGCAATGAAGCATGTGAATACTGTATCGCAGCATTGCGCCATACTCTATGGCCTCTTGCGATTAACAGACACCGGGGATGGTCACGGCGGAGATAGCTGGATTTGGTCACCTCAACTCGATAAAGCCATCTTAACCTTCTTGCTGTTCTCGGGCCTCGTATCTTACAATGGTTTGGTTCTCCAAAGAACAACCGCCGGATTTTTCGGAGATCATATCCCGGATTATTACCGTACCCCAATACTGTAGATCCTTCGTGCTGATCATCGGTAATCGCGAGCCCCGACGGTTAACTCGGAGCGGGAGCAGATCTCGACGGATACTGGCGGGTCATGGTATACACAATTCGTTCATAATTATTGCAAATTGATGAGTGACCAGGTCCCTGGTTCTATCGATGGAACTAAATTAACTATCAGTCGAAGTGATCTAAGGGCTCCGTGTAATCTATCCAGCTCGGGAAGATTTATCAAGCATTCTCTTGAATTTAAAATAAGTGCCTGATCCCCGTGTGTGGCTATGAAAGCCTTTAGGGTCGAGAGCCCCCTTCGTCAACCGTCCAGGACAAGTGATGGACTTCCCTGTTAGTTGAGTATTCGGTTCGGTTAGCCCCGGCTCCGCTTAGCTCTGGTTCCGGTGTGATTAACGAGGTACAGTTATGCAATGACAAACCTCAGAATTACTGAGATAAGGCGCTGATATGGGAATAATAAAGGTGGAGCGTTTTTATCGCAATTGGCCGCTGGTTGACGTAATTAGCCACCGATTGATGTGCCCATGACAGACACGGTTGAGTATCTGGAGACAGTGGACATACGTAAACCAAGTATGTGTCCGGGTCGAGGCTAAGCGACCAGCAGATAACTCGGCGAAGTCCGAGATTATGCGCAAATACGACATTGCAGACCACACCAGAGCAGTATATCAAGTCTTCCCTACTTCCGAATTCGTTTTAGTCTACAACTAAATGCTGTAACTTGGTGTCTTGCGGACGGTAGATGCTGATTTACCGTATACCAAGACAGGACGTGCCCGAATTCGCTAACCATTCTCGATAAGCGATTCCCTTGTAGGCGTAGGCTTGTTTATAAATTGGGATACAGAGGAAAGATCCATGCAGAGCTATACGATAGTAAGGTTTGAAAGGTCTTTCCATGCCCCAGCATTTGGAGTGTCGAGCCGGTATCTCTTCCTGCTTGATGCAATGCTCCCGCAGAGGCCTCAATGTGGCCACAAAGCCGTTAGGTTCTTCAAATCAAGCCCAGAAAATTTGAAGATTACTTTGGCTTTGGACAAACAAGCCTATGGTATTCTCAAAGAGATCAATTTCTAGCTCTGCTAGCCTattatgtatatagataaCAGCATACACCGTTGATGTGTAGAATGTGATGCAAACTACGCATTCTGTAGATCGTAGTGAAGGGAGACCGATGTACCAAGATACCGAGGGGTTCCATCGAACTTAGAAGAGCATGCCAAATACTGAGAGCCCGAGCCCTCATCGCACAACCATGAGTTGTAGATTTTTTGAAGAAGTAGTGAACTTCTGCCAGTACAAGGGCGATGGTCGCAAGGTGGCAGATTTTGAGGCAAGGGGAAAGTTTTAATACATGAATAAGAGGAAAACGCTCGGGACAGCCCCTGGTCCTATACAGTACACGAAGAAGAAATGCCGAGTGAATGCCACTCCAACATGTGATGCATTATGTGTTGAAATGTCAGCATCATATCTAGATATTATGGATGCGCGTCCGCGTGATCTGTTTGTATCTGTTTGTACATTTCGTGTATATGCTCACGGGAGTTTTCATGTAAACCTCAGTTCACTATATCATAGTCGCAGCTGAGGTATAAATCGGCCTCGGACTGGCGCATACAAGAGAGGAAAATGAGAGTATATCAGATGAGGAAATACACATACCACCAAGACCGGCAGACAGAAGAAGGGTGTGGGACGGAGAGGCAGAGTGCCACCGGGGCCAAGCCACCAagcgagctgggtgggcggccaaaCCGGGTCGTGTACCAATAGAAGAAGTATGGATGGGTGGGACTCACAGAGAAATGAGGGACAAGCTCTGTTGCGAGCACGTTTTGCTCGCAGTACGTAGGAAGGAAGGGAAGGCACAAGGCGCGCAAGCGTCGAAACGTCGTACTATAAACAACGCTCAAATGCGATACATAGTGAGTGACAAAAGGTACCTACCCTGGCCTGGTCGGCCCAGTATCTGGTTTGCGGGCTCCGCAGGCTCCGTCGCAAAACTCCACATACACTTTTTCTATTAATTTTCATGACATGTCACGGTACCTGTAGATTAATTTACATTTGGGCTCATAAAATACAGTTCACTATATCATAGTCGAAGCTTAGACTATTTGACATTTAGCTTCGACTTACCTGCGCTCTCAAGATTATGCACCTTTGCTGGCCACAGTGCACACCCGGCACTTGGCAGTAACCACCGCGTGAGTCACGTATTCAATACCTGTTGATATTTTGCCTTTTTGTCTCTATCTCCCCCCACTTTGTGGTCTCGAATGCACACTCACGAGACATCATATCCTCATTATATGCTCGCTTTCTATCCACTCACCACACCGCGTGTTCTGAGCACAGTTGAGATTGGTCTGTCTCAATTCCATACGATCTTTTGGCCCAATAAACGAGGATGTCCATAATTGCGTGGATGAGTCCGTGTGTTTTCTCCCTACATTCAGTGCATGATTTGTCTCCATGAAAGTGTTTCAGACCTTCATTACTAGAATGTCTTCTAAGCTTTAGATTGAACATTTTGATATGCGCATATTTACCACCCTTGCTCACATCAGATTTGACATGAACTTATGCTCAAATACGGGTTTTCAATATTAAGACAAGAAACCACAGGATGAAAAAATTAAGTAAAATGAAACAAGGCACCTTGTAGAAAGACGTAGAATGTAATAGAATACAAGTAATTACtgagtaaatacaagagtgGGATGAGATGAGTATTCGGGGCCTGAACAAGGCCCTTTTATACTCTACAGGTATGAATTACGCGTATGCTTGCGCGTACTGCGCATACATCGGGCGAGTCATCCACctgactcgattacagaACATTGTACTTCACTCTAATCTACTACATTTATACAAAAATCGAATTCGTATTTCTACACACCTCAAATATGAGATACCATTAGTACTATATATTGGCGTTCGGTTCAGATTGACTATATATCCATGAGCCAATGTGGGCAACAGTGCGATTGCCGAAACTTGTGTACTTGAACATATTTGTAATTATTTTGGGAGATTGTAGTTCAAGTTAATTGTGCGTAAGCACTCGTCTGGCAGCGGTCACTTCAATATGTCCTGCTAGGCTGCATTAATCAAAGCTGTACAGGGTTGTGTATGAACAACCCTGGCTCTCAAGTACGAAGTACGTGCTGCCTTCGTCTGAAGCAGGACCAAAACGAGTTATAATAGCTCGATATATGCGCAAAGACTCGGGCTGATAAAAGGCCTCATGATCGCTGATTGATGGTTATTTGTAACGTAATTTCATTGTATAAGTTTCAAGCACCATCTTTAATCACAGTAGGCGCCCTCGCTGGCAGGCTAGTGGCGAATTCAGCTTCGTTCAATGCAACAAGGTTATTCACTTACAGCCACATCTCGCGCATATCTCAACAAAACGCCTCTTTTCACTCTAAAGGGGCGGGGTCCCGTCTTGGCGAGGGCCGCTTGGCGAGCTGCTCGAACATCTTCAGATACATGCCAATCTATGGTGCGCTTATGCGCATCAACCGTAATTTATCTCCGTCTTCTACTAGAGCAATCGGGCCGCCAAGATGGGCTTCAGGAGTGACATGGCCTATGTATAATGTTAATGACAGGGCCCATACCGATGGAAGAAGTCTACTAACCAATAATAAATCCTCTTGAAGCTCCTGAGAAACGACCATCGGTTATTAAGCAAGTAGATTTACCGAGGCCTGCACCCATAATTGCACCAGTGGGCCCTGTAAATGGATGAGTACTGGAGGATTACCAGGTTTCCGTCCGATAGGTTTACGCACCTAACATCTACATAAATTGTGTTTAGTTACTATATTATTTTGTATATCAATCACGTTGGCGCTTACCTCTGGCATACCAGGCTACCTTTGGGACCTTGGTACCTAAAGATACCACTTGTCCTGCTTTGATTTCTCCTCGCTCCAGCGCGGGATAGAAATCAGCTTCACTGTAGAAGAGTAGATTCATTAGTTAATTTTGGGCAATCTTAGCGGAAACTTACACATCAAAGCATTTGGCGACTCCCTACAACGAGACCTATAAGGCTAGAAACCAGAAAATATAATTTCTTACATACCTCAAAGAATAATCCTTCTTTTCCGGTCAATTTGGCCACAGCCGACCCAGGCGCCAAGTTTCCTCTCAAAATTGTCAAGTGGCCAGTTGGCTTGATCGGTTTCTCAATGGGCATCACGACCTGTTGCTCGCCCTCTCCAAACTTCAATTCCTCAACGTCTTCAAGGTTCTCGGCTAGAGTTCTCCCAGTGACAGTCATTTGCGATCCATCGATGAGGTCGGTATGATTCAAGAGATACTTGAGAAGTGCAGGGATACCACCGGCTTTGTGTAGGTCTTCCATAACAAATCTGCCAGAAGGTTTCAGATCAGCGAGGTAAGGTGTGCGGTCAGAAATGGTCTGAAAGTCGTCGACAGTGAGGGGGATGTCCCCAGAGCGGGCAATGGCGAGTAGATGCAAGACCTAATATCATACAAAGTCAGGTACCTATAATTGGATAGTACTTGGTTATGATTACCGCGTTTGTTGATCCTCCGATGATATTGACCACCGTGATAGCGTTTCAATGGCTTTTTTCGTGACAATATCCCTGTATGCGTATATATCATTTAGTTTGGTGCACCATCATACTACGCTTGAAGCTGACGAACCTTGGTTTTATATCTTTTGCCAACAGGTTCTTCATGTATTTAGCAGCGCGGAAACATTCCTGCGTCTTTTCTAAACGAGGGTTAAGATGTGTGCACAAACCTGTCTATGGAAACTTGACCTACCAGGGTAAACTGCAGGAATAGAAGCCGAATACGGCAAGCTCATGCCAAGGACTTCAAGAACAGAGCTCATCGTGTTGGCAGTATACCTAAAATCCGATTGATGTCAATTTGGCTCCCATGGTTGTGCACCGAGATCGATACAAGCTACTCACATTCCACCGCACGCTCCCGCCCCGGGGCACGCGTGACGGACGACATCAAATCGCTCTTCATCAGAAATCTGGCCCGTCTTGTATGCACCAAAGCTCTCAAATGCGTCGGCGATGTTGACTGTATCCCCCTTTTTATAGCCGAGCGCAGGACAGTCTACATGTCGAATACCAGCCTGAATAGTTCCGCCTTGGGGTTTCTCACGTGAGGTGGTGGCCATACACCAAGTAATGGAGCATACCATATACGAGAATGGTCGGTCGGTTATGACGCAAGGCCGCCATCAAGCATCCCGGCACTAATAGCAGAGTCAATACTTGTCAATTGATCACTTTCGATTCATGGACGCACTGTTCTTATCACATCCTGGAATAGAGATATTTCCGTCATAATGTTGTGCCTGATCAATAGCCATTATCTCTGCTAAATAGACATCAAGTCTTACTAACCATGGTAACCTGAGAAATTCGCGCCCCTTT encodes:
- a CDS encoding dihydroxy-acid dehydratase is translated as MSSGDVKIHSHRRSSPTPEIKGARISQVTMAQHYDGNISIPGCDKNMPGCLMAALRHNRPTILVYGGTIQAGIRHVDCPALGYKKGDTVNIADAFESFGAYKTGQISDEERFDVVRHACPGAGACGGMYTANTMSSVLEVLGMSLPYSASIPAVYPEKTQECFRAAKYMKNLLAKDIKPRDIVTKKAIETLSRWSISSEDQQTRFVMEDLHKAGGIPALLKYLLNHTDLIDGSQMTVTGRTLAENLEDVEELKFGEGEQQVVMPIEKPIKPTGHLTILRGNLAPGSAVAKLTGKEGLFFEGVAKCFDVEADFYPALERGEIKAGQVVSLGTKVPKVAWYARGPTGAIMGASRGFIIGHVTPEAHLGGPIALVEDGDKLRLMRISAP